One genomic region from Arthrobacter pigmenti encodes:
- a CDS encoding DNA-3-methyladenine glycosylase I — protein sequence MTAVTGSDGRLRCGWAVSSSDYELYHDTEWGRPVNGEAALFERISLEAFQSGLSWITILRKREAFREAFAGFNPQAVAGFDDDDVARLLADAGIVRNRAKILATIANARALLALPEGTTLSGILAAHQPAPKAAPAGLADVPAVVPESVALAKALRSHGFRFVGPTTAYAMQQATGYVNDHLATCWVRDRVAFGS from the coding sequence ATGACAGCTGTGACCGGCAGCGACGGCCGCCTGCGCTGCGGCTGGGCCGTCTCCAGCAGCGACTACGAGCTGTACCACGACACCGAGTGGGGCCGTCCGGTCAACGGCGAGGCCGCACTGTTCGAGCGGATCAGTCTGGAGGCATTCCAATCAGGCCTCAGCTGGATCACTATCCTGCGCAAGCGTGAGGCCTTCCGTGAAGCCTTCGCCGGGTTCAATCCGCAGGCGGTCGCGGGATTCGACGACGACGACGTCGCCCGCCTCCTCGCCGACGCCGGCATAGTGCGCAACCGCGCAAAAATCCTCGCCACAATCGCCAACGCGCGGGCCCTCCTCGCGCTACCGGAGGGGACTACCCTCAGCGGTATCCTCGCAGCACACCAGCCGGCTCCAAAAGCGGCGCCCGCTGGTCTCGCCGATGTCCCCGCCGTCGTGCCGGAGTCCGTGGCGCTGGCCAAGGCGCTGCGTTCGCACGGATTCCGATTCGTGGGGCCCACCACTGCCTATGCCATGCAGCAGGCCACCGGGTATGTGAATGACCACCTCGCCACGTGTTGGGTGCGGGACCGTGTTGCGTTCGGTTCCTGA
- a CDS encoding DivIVA domain-containing protein, with the protein MSIFLVLVAILIVGATAFFAVGRNRAGNAPASVREPGVVPGLVEPTPTLPPVLLPENPTADDVGRIRFSLGLRGYRMDQVDEVLDRLASALEERDELITVLREKRSPGQSEVQDEPQDREEESP; encoded by the coding sequence ATGTCAATCTTCCTGGTGTTGGTCGCCATTCTGATCGTCGGTGCGACTGCCTTCTTCGCAGTGGGAAGGAACCGCGCAGGCAACGCTCCCGCCAGCGTGCGGGAGCCCGGCGTCGTTCCCGGTCTGGTGGAACCGACACCCACGCTGCCCCCAGTACTGCTGCCAGAAAATCCCACAGCGGACGATGTAGGCCGGATCCGCTTCTCACTTGGGCTCCGCGGATACCGCATGGACCAGGTCGACGAAGTTCTTGACCGCCTCGCCTCCGCGCTGGAAGAACGGGACGAGCTCATCACAGTCCTGCGTGAAAAGCGGAGCCCGGGACAAAGCGAAGTACAAGACGAGCCGCAGGACCGGGAAGAGGAGAGCCCATGA
- a CDS encoding TIGR00730 family Rossman fold protein, giving the protein MSPHIGNENQQPGASSAPTRRRGQVELRRDQAKSMQSDRYLLDSEEETPFTKTDPWRVLRIQSEFVEGFGTLSELGRAISVFGSARTPRDSPYYAVGEEVGRLLVEAGYAVITGGGPGAMEAANKGACEAGGMSVGLGIELPFEQGMNEWVDLGINFRYFFARKTMFVKYAQGFVVLPGGFGTLDELFEAMTLVQTQKVTSFPIVLIGTQFWGPLWDWVRNTLLANGMISEKDLSLVHLVDDPAEAVRLVLADTAAHSGP; this is encoded by the coding sequence ATGAGTCCTCACATCGGTAACGAGAACCAGCAGCCCGGAGCTTCGAGCGCCCCCACCCGGCGGCGAGGCCAGGTGGAACTTCGACGTGATCAGGCCAAATCGATGCAGTCCGACCGCTATCTTCTGGACTCCGAAGAGGAAACCCCCTTCACCAAGACGGATCCCTGGCGCGTCCTGCGCATCCAGAGCGAGTTCGTGGAAGGGTTCGGCACGCTTTCCGAGCTGGGACGCGCCATCAGCGTCTTCGGGTCTGCGAGGACACCTCGGGACTCGCCGTACTACGCAGTTGGCGAGGAAGTGGGCCGACTGCTCGTCGAGGCCGGTTACGCAGTGATCACGGGTGGGGGCCCAGGCGCGATGGAGGCTGCCAACAAGGGTGCCTGCGAAGCCGGCGGGATGTCTGTGGGCCTCGGCATCGAGCTTCCCTTCGAACAGGGGATGAACGAGTGGGTGGACCTTGGCATCAACTTCAGGTACTTCTTCGCCCGCAAGACCATGTTCGTGAAGTATGCGCAGGGCTTCGTTGTGCTGCCAGGCGGATTCGGGACTTTGGACGAACTGTTTGAGGCGATGACGCTGGTGCAGACACAGAAAGTGACCTCCTTCCCCATTGTGTTGATCGGAACACAGTTCTGGGGCCCGCTGTGGGATTGGGTGCGAAATACGCTCCTAGCCAACGGAATGATCTCCGAAAAGGACCTCTCACTTGTCCATCTCGTTGACGATCCCGCCGAGGCCGTTCGTCTGGTCCTGGCTGACACCGCGGCGCACAGCGGCCCCTGA
- a CDS encoding amino acid ABC transporter ATP-binding protein has translation MTRDPQSSPSASAPDSSAQPLVLLKKVNKHFGELHVLKDINLEVARGEVVVVIGPSGSGKSTLCRAINRLETIDNGEIRIDGKELPAEGKALAKLRADVGMVFQSFNLFAHKSILENVTLGPVKVKGMKGNAAKELAMSLLKRVGVDNQAQKLPAQLSGGQQQRVAIARALAMQPKVMLFDEPTSALDPEMINEVLDAMVALAKEGMTMIVVTHEMGFARKAADRVIFMADGQIVEQAKPEEFFTNPRSDRAKDFLGKILAH, from the coding sequence ATGACCCGTGACCCACAGTCGAGCCCGTCCGCATCCGCACCCGACTCGTCAGCACAGCCACTCGTCTTGCTCAAGAAAGTCAACAAGCACTTCGGTGAACTGCACGTGCTCAAGGACATCAACCTTGAGGTCGCGCGCGGCGAGGTCGTGGTGGTCATCGGTCCCTCAGGCTCGGGGAAATCCACTCTGTGCCGTGCGATCAACCGTCTCGAGACCATCGACAACGGCGAGATCCGCATAGACGGCAAGGAACTCCCGGCTGAAGGCAAGGCATTGGCCAAACTGCGTGCCGACGTCGGAATGGTGTTCCAGTCGTTCAACCTGTTCGCGCATAAGTCGATCCTCGAGAACGTGACCCTGGGGCCGGTGAAGGTCAAAGGTATGAAGGGCAATGCCGCGAAGGAACTCGCCATGTCGCTGCTGAAGAGGGTCGGCGTCGACAATCAGGCACAGAAGCTGCCGGCGCAGCTCTCAGGCGGCCAGCAGCAGCGCGTGGCAATTGCACGGGCCCTGGCGATGCAACCGAAGGTCATGCTCTTCGATGAGCCGACCTCAGCACTGGACCCGGAAATGATCAACGAAGTCCTCGACGCCATGGTGGCGCTCGCCAAGGAAGGCATGACCATGATCGTGGTCACTCACGAGATGGGCTTCGCCCGGAAGGCTGCGGACCGCGTGATCTTCATGGCGGACGGCCAGATCGTTGAGCAGGCCAAGCCGGAAGAGTTCTTCACCAACCCCCGGAGTGATCGCGCCAAGGACTTCCTCGGCAAGATCCTGGCCCACTGA
- a CDS encoding glutamate ABC transporter substrate-binding protein produces MRTTRYAAAAMAAAAALTLSACGGGGESGGEGGGEGGGEAGGETVRIGIKFDQPGLGFDEGGSYTGFDVDVAKYVAGELGYTEDQIEWVESPSANRENMLANEQVDMIFATYSITDTRKETVDFAGPYFIAGQDLLVPADSDISGPEDLEGKNLCSVTGSTSATKIKEEYPGVNLVEQPGYAECVSVMASGAIDAVTTDDIILAGLAANAESGDFKVVGNTFSEERYGVGLTKGSELCSDINAAIEKMIEEGAWEEALQNNLEGVDYEPNAELNPPTPDDCA; encoded by the coding sequence ATGCGAACAACACGATATGCAGCCGCAGCAATGGCAGCAGCTGCGGCGTTGACCCTGTCCGCCTGCGGCGGCGGAGGCGAGAGCGGCGGTGAAGGCGGCGGCGAAGGCGGCGGCGAGGCCGGCGGTGAGACGGTCCGCATCGGCATCAAGTTTGACCAGCCAGGACTCGGCTTCGACGAGGGCGGCTCCTACACCGGCTTCGACGTGGACGTCGCCAAGTACGTTGCAGGTGAGCTTGGGTACACCGAGGATCAGATCGAGTGGGTCGAATCCCCTTCGGCCAACCGAGAGAACATGCTCGCCAACGAGCAGGTCGACATGATCTTCGCAACCTACTCGATCACCGATACGCGCAAGGAGACCGTCGACTTCGCGGGCCCTTATTTCATAGCTGGCCAGGACCTGCTGGTACCCGCTGACAGCGACATCTCGGGTCCAGAAGACCTCGAGGGCAAGAATCTCTGCTCCGTGACCGGCTCCACCTCGGCGACCAAAATCAAAGAGGAGTACCCCGGGGTCAACCTCGTGGAGCAGCCAGGCTACGCCGAGTGTGTTTCGGTCATGGCGAGCGGCGCGATCGACGCCGTTACAACCGATGACATTATCCTCGCTGGGCTTGCTGCCAACGCGGAAAGTGGAGATTTCAAGGTCGTCGGCAATACCTTCTCAGAAGAGCGCTACGGCGTAGGGCTCACCAAGGGTAGCGAGCTGTGCTCGGACATCAACGCCGCAATCGAGAAGATGATTGAAGAGGGCGCCTGGGAAGAGGCCCTGCAGAACAACCTCGAAGGTGTGGACTACGAGCCGAACGCGGAACTGAACCCGCCGACGCCGGATGACTGCGCCTGA
- a CDS encoding amino acid ABC transporter permease — protein sequence MEDYLSLLVEYDVLGAFWVNIQLTLWAGLWSFLLGTLLALMRISPIASLQWLGAAYVNVFRNTPLTIILAFGFLGLFGQLGFTLDEDLNVSLFRIAILGLAIYHAAFVCEAIRSGVNTVPLGQAEAARAIGLSFMPAARLVILPQAFRGAIAPLGNVLIALIKNSTVAAAGSVAIETSTVMKEMIEFRSDVIYPIFFTFAIGFVILVIPIGLLTTWASKKLAVAR from the coding sequence ATGGAGGACTACCTGTCCCTCCTGGTCGAATACGATGTCCTCGGGGCATTCTGGGTCAACATTCAACTGACCCTTTGGGCCGGACTGTGGTCGTTCCTGCTAGGCACGCTGCTGGCACTCATGCGGATCTCGCCCATAGCCAGTCTGCAGTGGCTTGGCGCGGCCTACGTCAACGTCTTCCGAAATACCCCGCTGACCATCATCCTCGCCTTCGGTTTCCTTGGCCTGTTTGGTCAGCTCGGCTTCACGCTCGATGAGGACCTCAATGTAAGCCTGTTCCGCATCGCGATCCTCGGGCTCGCTATTTACCACGCGGCCTTTGTTTGCGAAGCTATCCGGAGCGGGGTGAATACCGTCCCGCTCGGTCAGGCGGAAGCAGCCCGTGCGATCGGCCTGAGCTTCATGCCAGCCGCCCGGCTTGTCATCCTGCCGCAAGCTTTCCGCGGCGCAATTGCGCCGCTTGGCAACGTGCTGATCGCCCTTATCAAAAACTCGACGGTCGCAGCCGCAGGGTCCGTTGCAATTGAGACTTCGACGGTCATGAAGGAAATGATCGAGTTCCGTTCCGACGTGATCTATCCAATCTTCTTCACTTTCGCAATTGGATTTGTGATTCTTGTAATTCCAATCGGCCTGCTCACTACCTGGGCTTCAAAGAAACTGGCGGTGGCACGATGA
- a CDS encoding amino acid ABC transporter permease, with amino-acid sequence MSAQQVLFDAPGPKSRRNILIGNIIGAIIIVGLIGYLIVALTAQGQFAPERWSPFLEWDTWRFFLLEGLFYTLRAAAISVVTSIIFGLIFGLGRLSHVAAIRWFSGIVVEFFRAVPVLLMMIFFWLLLGNFGIFRPQDSPFVAVILGLTLYNGSVIAELVRSGVHNLPKGQREAGLAIGMTRTQSLRAIEIPQALVAMLPALVSQFVVILKDSALGYIITYSELLAYARRLGSGEGNIFQSLIVAAVIFIIINFLLTSLATKLSRLLSFRTGGKTRKDKNEKVLVADPTNTGTGVGAA; translated from the coding sequence ATGAGCGCACAGCAGGTTCTCTTCGATGCGCCGGGGCCGAAATCCCGCCGCAACATCCTGATCGGCAACATTATTGGTGCGATCATTATTGTCGGACTCATCGGTTATCTGATTGTGGCCCTGACTGCCCAGGGCCAGTTTGCACCGGAACGATGGAGCCCGTTCCTTGAATGGGACACTTGGCGGTTCTTCCTGCTTGAGGGACTTTTCTACACACTCCGTGCGGCAGCAATTTCCGTAGTGACCTCGATTATCTTCGGCCTGATTTTCGGTTTAGGACGTCTGTCTCACGTGGCCGCGATTCGGTGGTTCAGCGGGATCGTAGTCGAGTTTTTCCGCGCGGTACCTGTGCTTCTCATGATGATCTTCTTCTGGCTGCTGCTAGGCAACTTCGGTATTTTCCGCCCCCAGGACTCACCCTTCGTTGCAGTAATTCTCGGCCTTACGCTGTACAACGGATCGGTCATTGCGGAGCTGGTCCGGTCGGGCGTCCACAACCTTCCCAAGGGTCAGCGTGAAGCTGGACTCGCGATTGGTATGACGCGAACGCAATCGCTGCGTGCAATTGAGATCCCGCAAGCGCTGGTCGCCATGTTGCCGGCATTGGTCAGCCAGTTCGTGGTGATCCTGAAGGACTCTGCGCTCGGCTACATCATCACCTACTCCGAGCTACTCGCCTATGCGCGGCGCCTTGGCTCGGGTGAGGGAAACATTTTCCAGTCACTCATTGTTGCTGCGGTGATCTTCATCATCATCAACTTCCTGCTGACCTCTCTTGCCACCAAGCTATCCCGGCTGCTGAGTTTCAGGACCGGAGGAAAGACGCGCAAGGACAAGAACGAAAAAGTGCTCGTCGCTGATCCGACGAATACAGGAACAGGTGTCGGAGCAGCTTAG
- the dapE gene encoding succinyl-diaminopimelate desuccinylase encodes MTASEILTLDPTADVAQLTADIMDIESVSGNEKALADAVGAVLRSCEHLEVVREGDSLIARTNLGRQERVILAGHLDTVPLPHVQGSRGTVPSRWEGDVLYGRGATDMKGGVAVQLALAVALTEPSRDVTYVFYDHEEVEASLSGLGRLVGSFPEWLQGDFAVLLEPTNGTVEGGCNGTARFDVTTTGRAAHSARAWMGENAIHGVAEVLVRLRDHEPATVTVDGLDFRESLNAVLITGGTAGNVIPDRAVVEVNYRFAPDKTPEQAEEYVRSLLEGFDVVRTDAAAGARPGLNHPAAAEFVAAVGEEPKPKYGWTDVARFSAMGIPAVNFGPGDPLLAHSDDEHVHADAIRACLKALNEWLA; translated from the coding sequence ATGACGGCTTCCGAAATATTGACACTCGACCCGACCGCCGATGTCGCGCAGCTCACGGCGGACATCATGGATATCGAGAGCGTCTCGGGGAACGAGAAAGCGCTCGCCGACGCCGTTGGGGCAGTGCTCCGGTCCTGTGAACACCTTGAAGTTGTCCGGGAGGGTGACTCGCTGATCGCCAGAACCAATCTGGGGCGGCAGGAGAGGGTAATCCTTGCCGGACACCTCGACACCGTTCCCCTCCCGCACGTGCAGGGTTCGCGAGGGACCGTGCCAAGCAGGTGGGAAGGCGACGTTCTCTATGGACGCGGTGCCACCGACATGAAGGGCGGAGTTGCCGTGCAGCTTGCCCTCGCAGTTGCGCTTACCGAACCCTCACGGGACGTCACCTACGTGTTCTACGACCACGAGGAGGTGGAAGCTTCCTTGAGCGGCCTGGGCCGATTGGTAGGGAGCTTTCCGGAGTGGTTGCAAGGCGACTTCGCGGTGTTGCTTGAACCGACCAACGGAACGGTCGAGGGCGGTTGCAATGGCACCGCCCGTTTCGACGTTACGACGACGGGGCGAGCCGCCCACTCTGCGCGCGCATGGATGGGGGAGAACGCAATTCACGGAGTTGCGGAGGTGCTGGTGAGGTTGCGGGACCACGAGCCCGCGACGGTAACGGTTGACGGACTGGATTTCCGCGAGAGCCTCAACGCGGTGCTGATCACAGGCGGAACGGCGGGGAACGTGATTCCGGACCGCGCCGTCGTCGAAGTGAACTACCGCTTCGCACCCGACAAGACGCCCGAACAGGCGGAGGAATATGTCCGCAGTCTCTTGGAGGGCTTCGACGTTGTTCGCACTGACGCCGCTGCCGGTGCGCGTCCTGGCCTGAACCACCCTGCAGCAGCGGAGTTTGTTGCGGCGGTCGGCGAAGAACCGAAACCGAAGTACGGCTGGACCGACGTCGCACGGTTCAGCGCAATGGGAATCCCAGCTGTGAACTTCGGTCCGGGAGACCCACTCCTGGCCCATTCCGATGATGAGCACGTGCACGCCGATGCGATCCGTGCCTGCCTTAAGGCGTTAAACGAGTGGCTCGCCTGA
- the dapD gene encoding 2,3,4,5-tetrahydropyridine-2,6-dicarboxylate N-succinyltransferase: MTETASAPLTASVPAGRTASGVGLATVAEDGTVLDAWYPQPVLGALEGSDDPLRAELAAVAAPDALRGVTQEVLTTQINLDDAPLDAADAYLRLHLLSHRLVQPNSINLDGIFGLLANVVWTNFGPCPVANFEMTRLRLRSRGTVVVYGVDKFPRMVDYVLPSGVRIADADRVRLGAHLAEGTTVMHEGFVNFNAGTLGHSMVEGRISAGVVVGNGSDIGGGSSIMGTLSGGGKARISIGERCLLSAQAGIGISLGDDCVVEAGLYITAGTKVTLPDGSIVKAAELSGQSGVLFIRNSTTGVVEARQRSGQGIALNAALHAN; encoded by the coding sequence ATGACTGAAACCGCATCCGCTCCCCTGACCGCCTCTGTGCCCGCCGGCCGAACCGCATCCGGTGTCGGGCTGGCTACCGTAGCCGAGGACGGAACCGTATTGGATGCCTGGTATCCGCAGCCCGTTCTCGGCGCTCTGGAAGGCAGCGATGATCCGCTGCGCGCGGAGTTGGCTGCAGTCGCAGCCCCCGACGCCCTTCGCGGCGTCACTCAGGAGGTTCTCACAACACAGATCAACCTCGATGATGCGCCATTGGACGCAGCCGATGCGTACCTGCGCCTCCACCTTCTCTCCCACCGCCTGGTCCAGCCGAACTCGATCAATCTGGACGGCATATTCGGGTTGCTCGCCAACGTGGTGTGGACCAACTTCGGCCCCTGCCCGGTCGCCAATTTCGAAATGACGCGGCTCAGGCTGCGTTCCCGCGGCACCGTGGTGGTCTACGGCGTCGACAAGTTCCCTCGGATGGTTGACTACGTCCTTCCTTCGGGCGTTCGGATCGCGGACGCCGACCGTGTTCGGCTCGGCGCACACCTCGCTGAGGGCACCACTGTGATGCACGAGGGTTTCGTCAACTTCAACGCCGGCACACTGGGGCATTCGATGGTCGAGGGCCGCATCTCTGCGGGAGTGGTAGTGGGGAACGGCTCCGATATCGGCGGCGGCTCTTCCATCATGGGCACACTCTCAGGCGGCGGAAAGGCAAGGATCTCCATCGGCGAGCGCTGCCTCCTGAGCGCTCAGGCCGGTATCGGCATTTCCCTCGGCGACGACTGCGTGGTCGAAGCCGGCCTCTACATCACGGCGGGCACCAAAGTTACCCTTCCGGATGGCAGCATCGTGAAGGCCGCTGAACTCTCGGGACAGTCAGGTGTCCTCTTCATCCGCAACTCGACCACCGGCGTCGTCGAAGCGCGCCAGCGCTCCGGGCAGGGTATTGCCCTGAATGCGGCACTGCACGCCAACTAG
- the galE gene encoding UDP-glucose 4-epimerase GalE, with product MKILVTGGSGYIGSHTTLALLEAGHDVVVVDNLYNSSEAALKRVEELAGRQLTFQKVDLLDEHALDAVFAAEPIDAVVHFAGLKAVGESVEKPLFYYQNNVGGTLNLLRVMDRHDVCTLVFSSSATVYGAPEEVPLIEKMPLDATNPYGRTKEQIEDILSDVGAADGRWNIALLRYFNPVGAHESGRIGEDPTGIPNNLLPFVAQVAVGRREKVMVFGNDYPTPDGTGIRDYIHVVDLADGHVAALNYLTTHSGVHRWNLGTGNGSSVLEVLTAFSKAAGHQIPYEFAPRRPGDAAVSYADPSSALADLGWSAHRSLDQMCEDHWRWQKNNPQGYAS from the coding sequence ATGAAGATTTTGGTTACCGGCGGCAGCGGTTACATCGGCTCACATACAACCCTCGCCCTCCTGGAGGCGGGACACGACGTGGTTGTGGTGGACAACCTGTACAACTCCAGCGAGGCGGCGCTGAAGCGCGTGGAGGAACTCGCCGGCCGTCAGCTGACCTTCCAGAAGGTGGATCTTCTGGACGAGCACGCACTCGACGCCGTGTTCGCCGCCGAGCCCATCGACGCCGTCGTACACTTCGCTGGCCTCAAGGCGGTGGGGGAATCCGTGGAGAAGCCACTGTTCTACTACCAGAACAACGTGGGCGGCACGCTGAACCTGCTCCGGGTGATGGACCGCCACGATGTCTGCACCCTGGTCTTCAGCTCGTCAGCGACGGTCTACGGCGCTCCCGAGGAAGTACCGCTGATCGAGAAGATGCCGTTGGACGCCACCAACCCGTACGGCCGCACCAAGGAACAGATCGAGGACATCCTCAGCGACGTCGGCGCTGCAGACGGTCGATGGAACATCGCCTTGCTGCGCTACTTCAACCCCGTCGGCGCCCACGAATCCGGCCGGATCGGCGAAGACCCCACGGGCATCCCGAACAACCTGCTCCCCTTCGTGGCCCAGGTGGCAGTCGGGCGGCGCGAGAAGGTGATGGTCTTCGGCAACGACTACCCCACGCCCGACGGCACCGGGATCCGGGACTACATCCACGTGGTGGACCTTGCGGACGGCCACGTCGCCGCCCTGAACTACCTCACCACGCACTCCGGGGTGCACCGCTGGAACCTCGGCACGGGCAACGGCTCATCCGTGCTCGAAGTCCTCACCGCGTTCTCCAAAGCGGCCGGACACCAGATTCCCTACGAGTTCGCTCCGCGGCGTCCCGGCGACGCAGCGGTCAGTTACGCAGATCCCTCCTCCGCGTTGGCCGATCTGGGCTGGTCCGCGCACCGCTCCCTGGACCAGATGTGCGAGGACCACTGGCGCTGGCAGAAGAACAACCCCCAGGGATACGCCTCCTGA
- a CDS encoding citrate synthase, which yields MTEHNGASLQYHGGSLSLPLINAAEGNHGYDVSKLLKQTGAVTFDPGFMNTAATTSAITYIDGDEGILRYRGYPIDQLAQHSSFLEVSYLLIYGNLPTPTELDAFDQRIRRHTLLHEELKGFFGGFPRDAHPMPVLSSAVSALSTFYQDSLDPFDDEQVELSTFRLMAKLPVIAAYAHKKSIGQPMLYPDNSMNLVENFMRLCFGLPAEPYDLDPLMVKALDLLLILHADHEQNCSTSTVRLVGSSNANMFASISAGINALFGPLHGGANEAVLNMLREIQAKGMQPEDFMEKVKNKEDGVKLMGFGHRVYKNYDPRAKIVKATAHDILSRLGGNDELLDIAMRLEEKALADDYFIERKLYPNVDFYTGLIYKAMGFPEKMFTVLFAIGRLPGWIAQWREMIKDPQTKIGRPRQLYTGAGERQYPAR from the coding sequence ATGACTGAGCACAACGGCGCCTCGCTGCAGTACCACGGGGGAAGCCTCAGCCTCCCGCTGATCAACGCGGCAGAAGGCAACCACGGGTACGACGTTTCGAAGCTTCTCAAGCAGACCGGTGCCGTTACCTTTGACCCCGGGTTCATGAACACCGCGGCCACTACCTCAGCAATTACCTACATCGACGGCGACGAGGGCATCCTCCGCTATCGGGGTTACCCAATCGACCAACTGGCGCAGCACTCCAGCTTCCTCGAGGTCTCCTACCTCCTCATCTACGGGAACCTGCCCACGCCAACGGAACTGGACGCGTTCGACCAGCGTATTCGCCGCCACACGCTTCTCCACGAAGAGTTGAAGGGCTTCTTCGGCGGGTTCCCCCGGGACGCGCACCCCATGCCCGTGCTCTCCTCGGCTGTTTCGGCCCTCTCGACGTTCTACCAGGACTCGCTCGACCCGTTCGACGACGAGCAGGTGGAACTCTCCACCTTCCGCCTCATGGCGAAGCTCCCGGTCATCGCGGCGTACGCGCACAAGAAGTCCATCGGCCAGCCCATGCTGTACCCGGACAACTCGATGAACCTCGTCGAGAACTTCATGCGCCTGTGCTTCGGGCTTCCGGCCGAGCCGTATGATCTGGACCCACTGATGGTCAAGGCGCTCGACCTGCTGCTTATCCTGCACGCGGATCATGAGCAGAACTGTTCCACTTCCACGGTCCGTCTGGTAGGCAGCTCGAACGCCAATATGTTCGCGTCGATCTCCGCCGGCATCAACGCGCTCTTCGGCCCCTTGCATGGCGGCGCCAACGAGGCCGTGCTCAACATGCTCCGCGAGATCCAGGCCAAGGGCATGCAGCCCGAGGACTTCATGGAGAAGGTCAAGAATAAGGAAGACGGCGTGAAGCTCATGGGCTTCGGTCACCGCGTCTACAAGAATTATGATCCGCGGGCCAAGATCGTCAAGGCCACAGCCCACGACATCCTGTCCCGGCTCGGCGGCAACGACGAGCTGCTCGACATCGCCATGCGGCTTGAGGAGAAGGCCCTCGCTGACGATTACTTCATCGAGCGCAAGTTGTACCCCAACGTGGACTTCTACACGGGTCTTATCTACAAGGCGATGGGCTTCCCGGAGAAGATGTTCACGGTGCTCTTCGCGATCGGTCGTCTGCCGGGCTGGATTGCCCAGTGGCGCGAGATGATCAAGGATCCCCAGACCAAGATCGGCCGTCCCCGTCAGCTGTACACGGGCGCCGGAGAGCGCCAGTACCCGGCGCGCTAG
- the dapC gene encoding succinyldiaminopimelate transaminase has product MSLQGAFGLSLPDYPWDAMAPYVQEAQRHPDGEVNLSIGTPVDPTPDLIQQALRGASDAPGYPTTHGTTQLREAVSSWFRRRRNVPNLDPAAIMPTVGSKELVAWLPTLLGLGEGDVVVRPTAAYPTYDMGAHFAGATPVAADSLAELDPDTRSRVRLVWLNSPSNPTGKVLGVNELKSIVDDARGLGAMVASDECYAELGWGSWDPSSGGEPVPSVLDERVSGGSTDLLLAVYSLSKQSNLAGYRAAFVAGDATVMPNLINSRKHAGMIVPYPVQEAMRVALGDDSHVAAQKDLYRARREQLLPSLEAFGLKISHSEAGLYLWGTAGEDTWLTVKRFAELGIIVGPGTFYGEAGNGFIRVALTGSDQRIDAAVRRLQP; this is encoded by the coding sequence GTGAGCCTGCAGGGAGCCTTCGGGCTCAGCCTTCCGGACTATCCATGGGACGCCATGGCGCCCTATGTCCAGGAAGCGCAACGGCACCCCGACGGCGAAGTGAACCTGTCCATCGGCACGCCCGTTGACCCCACGCCGGACCTGATACAGCAGGCGCTTCGCGGCGCTTCCGACGCCCCGGGTTACCCCACAACACATGGAACCACCCAGTTGCGGGAAGCGGTCAGCAGCTGGTTCCGCCGTCGTCGTAATGTCCCGAACCTGGATCCCGCGGCCATCATGCCGACTGTCGGGTCCAAGGAGCTCGTAGCATGGCTGCCAACGCTGTTGGGGCTGGGGGAAGGCGACGTCGTCGTTCGCCCGACCGCCGCCTATCCCACCTATGACATGGGCGCCCACTTCGCGGGAGCAACCCCGGTGGCAGCAGATTCCCTGGCTGAACTGGATCCTGACACGCGCAGCAGGGTACGCCTGGTCTGGCTGAACTCACCGTCCAACCCGACCGGCAAGGTGCTGGGCGTGAACGAGCTGAAGTCAATTGTCGACGACGCCCGTGGCCTGGGAGCGATGGTCGCCTCGGACGAGTGTTATGCGGAGCTCGGGTGGGGAAGTTGGGACCCTTCCTCGGGTGGAGAGCCGGTCCCGAGCGTGCTGGACGAGCGCGTGAGCGGTGGCTCGACTGACCTTTTGCTCGCCGTGTACTCGCTGAGTAAGCAGTCCAACCTTGCCGGGTACCGGGCGGCCTTCGTTGCAGGGGACGCCACTGTGATGCCGAACCTGATCAATTCCCGCAAGCACGCGGGGATGATTGTGCCGTATCCGGTCCAGGAAGCGATGCGTGTTGCGCTCGGCGATGACTCCCATGTCGCAGCGCAGAAAGATCTATACCGCGCCCGGCGCGAGCAGCTGCTTCCGTCACTTGAGGCATTCGGGCTCAAGATCTCCCATTCCGAGGCAGGCCTGTACCTGTGGGGGACAGCGGGGGAAGATACGTGGCTGACCGTGAAACGGTTCGCGGAGCTGGGAATCATTGTCGGGCCGGGCACCTTCTACGGCGAGGCCGGTAACGGTTTCATCCGTGTGGCGCTGACCGGATCGGACCAACGTATAGACGCTGCAGTGCGAAGGCTGCAACCCTAG